One segment of Nocardioides sp. QY071 DNA contains the following:
- a CDS encoding protein kinase, whose amino-acid sequence MQGIADYEFVRPLGESNYGTNYLATAPARLGIPAGEVVVKVIAGPTSDDAFRRATRELKHFSVADSDRLVAVYDAGRQGGAFYYAMEFLPLGSLERPQVEIGVGQRVAAVRDAARAAHALHERGIAHRDIKPANVLIAEDGGRLADLGLSQLLSPGMVTTGLGQIGLEFTDPAIMLGAQASRASDIWSLGATVHFAITGAGVYGELRDTEPLLLVRSILASQPSLAPDLPPAARDLVEACLATDVAVRPRTAAEVADRIAGIAAELGSAV is encoded by the coding sequence GTGCAGGGAATCGCTGACTACGAGTTCGTGCGCCCGCTGGGCGAGTCGAACTACGGCACCAACTACCTCGCCACGGCCCCGGCCCGGCTGGGCATCCCGGCCGGCGAGGTGGTGGTCAAGGTGATCGCCGGACCCACGTCCGACGACGCCTTCCGCCGCGCGACCCGCGAGCTCAAGCACTTCAGTGTCGCCGACTCCGACCGGCTCGTCGCCGTCTACGACGCGGGCCGGCAGGGTGGCGCCTTCTACTACGCCATGGAGTTCCTGCCACTCGGCTCCCTCGAACGGCCCCAGGTCGAGATCGGCGTCGGCCAGCGGGTGGCCGCGGTCCGCGACGCCGCCCGGGCGGCTCACGCACTCCACGAGCGCGGGATCGCGCACCGCGACATCAAGCCCGCCAACGTGCTGATCGCCGAGGACGGCGGCCGCCTCGCCGACCTCGGGCTCTCCCAGCTGCTGTCACCGGGCATGGTGACGACGGGACTCGGACAGATCGGCCTGGAGTTCACCGACCCGGCGATCATGCTCGGCGCCCAGGCCTCGCGGGCCAGCGACATCTGGTCGCTGGGTGCCACCGTGCACTTCGCGATCACCGGAGCCGGTGTGTACGGCGAGCTCCGCGACACCGAGCCGCTGCTGCTGGTGCGCTCCATCCTCGCCTCGCAGCCCAGCCTGGCCCCCGACCTGCCGCCGGCCGCCCGCGACCTGGTCGAGGCCTGCCTCGCCACCGACGTCGCGGTCCGCCCGCGCACCGCCGCGGAGGTCGCCGACCGCATCGCGGGGATCGCCGCCGAGCTGGGGTCGGCGGTCTGA